From the Pseudomonas baltica genome, one window contains:
- a CDS encoding sensor histidine kinase: MFADQFDGAPVPSEHGAANAEELAYRLHQQQLTADFGLLAIEGRFTDKDLAFMQAFANLLGVALERQRFEDALRDNEEQLRQALEHQHVLTQEVSHRVKNSLAIVAGLLRVQSNGSSSGEVRQALRDAETRVLTIAQLHDRLWQTGEVRSVNLEDFLEELCEKFSSSAATSVLTCEAPPVMIPTDDAIPLGLLVNELVTNAMKYAFPQNPGDVSISIKPSGDRLRLEVRDHGPGLPGDWQQRKPASLGMKLISRLSRQLGGEPQWQNALPGSRFILEFSA; encoded by the coding sequence ATGTTCGCTGATCAGTTTGATGGTGCACCGGTCCCCTCAGAACACGGCGCAGCCAACGCCGAAGAGTTGGCCTACCGACTCCATCAACAGCAACTGACGGCAGATTTTGGGCTGCTCGCGATAGAAGGCCGATTCACCGACAAGGACCTGGCATTTATGCAGGCCTTTGCCAACCTGTTGGGCGTCGCGTTGGAACGTCAGCGCTTTGAAGACGCACTACGGGATAATGAAGAACAATTGCGGCAGGCCCTGGAGCATCAGCACGTGTTGACGCAAGAGGTGAGCCATCGGGTCAAAAACAGCTTGGCGATTGTGGCAGGGCTGCTGCGCGTTCAGAGCAACGGCTCATCGTCTGGCGAGGTGCGACAAGCACTGCGCGATGCAGAAACACGGGTACTGACCATTGCGCAACTGCATGATCGGTTATGGCAAACGGGTGAAGTGCGGAGTGTGAATCTTGAGGATTTCCTGGAGGAGCTCTGCGAAAAATTTAGCAGCTCGGCGGCAACGAGCGTCCTGACGTGCGAAGCCCCTCCTGTGATGATCCCTACGGATGACGCGATTCCTTTGGGGCTGCTGGTGAACGAGCTGGTCACCAATGCGATGAAATACGCATTTCCACAAAATCCAGGCGATGTGAGTATTAGCATCAAGCCCAGCGGCGACCGTCTACGACTTGAAGTGCGCGATCATGGCCCAGGACTGCCTGGGGATTGGCAGCAACGAAAACCCGCTAGCCTAGGCATGAAGCTGATCTCTCGCCTGAGCCGACAGCTGGGAGGCGAACCCCAATGGCAGAATGCACTCCCTGGCTCGCGTTTCATTCTGGAATTTTCTGCATAA
- a CDS encoding chemotaxis protein CheB encodes MDSGWIIAIGASGGAGLEDICDLLSVLPRDLDAVVLIVLHRPWDLASKLAEVLSKRSQMAVAVAGHGELLVPGTAYIGEPSIHLTLLEHTFALLTADPARLYGNRTIDLLFQSVADCGGNKTIGVVLSGSLDDGSRGLSAIHHAGGQTMALRPSSWLGHGMPENAIAFDGPVSVIGSGSELAAAIVRLVRPDG; translated from the coding sequence ATGGATAGTGGATGGATCATTGCAATTGGGGCTTCAGGTGGAGCTGGGCTCGAGGATATCTGTGATCTCCTTTCTGTCCTCCCTCGCGACCTCGACGCTGTAGTCTTGATCGTGCTGCATCGGCCTTGGGATCTGGCGAGCAAGCTGGCAGAGGTACTTTCTAAACGTTCTCAGATGGCGGTGGCGGTTGCCGGCCATGGTGAGCTTTTAGTTCCCGGGACTGCCTACATTGGGGAGCCAAGTATCCATCTCACTCTGCTCGAACACACCTTTGCTCTTCTAACCGCTGATCCGGCTCGTCTCTACGGAAATCGCACAATCGACCTGCTATTTCAATCAGTCGCCGACTGTGGAGGAAACAAGACGATTGGTGTCGTGCTCTCAGGCTCGCTGGACGATGGGTCTCGCGGCTTATCTGCTATCCATCACGCTGGAGGGCAAACAATGGCGTTACGACCCTCATCATGGTTGGGCCACGGAATGCCTGAGAATGCTATTGCTTTTGATGGGCCCGTTTCCGTGATTGGAAGCGGTTCAGAGTTGGCTGCTGCTATAGTCCGGCTTGTCCGTCCCGATGGGTAA